One window of the Gambusia affinis linkage group LG13, SWU_Gaff_1.0, whole genome shotgun sequence genome contains the following:
- the LOC122842040 gene encoding LOW QUALITY PROTEIN: B-cadherin-like (The sequence of the model RefSeq protein was modified relative to this genomic sequence to represent the inferred CDS: inserted 2 bases in 1 codon): protein MGTAWFAVLGVLFVIFQAAAAEESSCVPGFESELLIFKVTRKHLKQGTRLGKVGFSDCTDRTRFLFTTDDSRFVVQTDGVITVKRQVVLHEGHRDFFIHSWDSQGQKLTVPAMILHDGHNHGNDHPNTERHHNIQLHHQIEMDSATKQDPPQVPILYFPKSNPGLKRRKRYCMFIPPFSVPENFRGPYPRFLARFRSREDKKMKIYHSITGPGADQPPIDLFVMDRDTGHLYVTQELDREKVDKYMLNVHAESAGGDAEDPMEIIIIVIDQNDNKPVFNQSIYKGEVPEASGKSFQVLRVVATDADQPFTENSDIRYRIMSQKPEEPNPNMFIINPATGVIRVNEPGLDREKVPKYELEVQVADMKGEGLTGFTKVIIKVTDSNDHAPVFRQPTYNATVEENKVDALIVKMLVTDNDEPHTMAWNAKFKIIDGDPGNLFTVVTGTNKQEGIITTAKGLDFERASKHTLLVTVENEAPFAVPLVTSTATVVVTVVDVNEPPIFDPEQKNVSRREDLAVNSTVVRYTASDPDTGRKQKVMYNILNDPAGWLVINKETGEIKVRNKMDRESPLVKEEKYTALIGAYDDDDQFPATGTGTLIITLEDVNDNPPSVEDRLIKVCNKKPAPQLLTVTDKDGPRFTFPYRVELQDSAKTNWTARMNDNKTVIILTLTRELESGTYKVGMTVTDNHGESQVSTIEAEVCDCTGEDVICQQKVIAGSSMPVILGILGGVLLLLMLVLLLLLLANKNKPKKEQPLLLDNDTXDDIFFYNEEGGGEEDQDYFDLGVLHRGLDNRPHVFRDEVAPVFQSRPVVYKPRPANPEDIGGFIDDNLKAADNDPTAPPYDSLLVFDYEGGGSEAGSISSLNSSSDGDQDYDCISDWGPRFKKLADMYGGGDDDMM from the exons TTGGCTTCAGTGACTGCACGGACCGCACCAGATTTCTTTTCACCACAGATGACAGCCGCTTTGTGGTCCAAACAGATGGTGTAATAACA GTAAAGAGACAAGTTGTCCTTCATGAGGGTCACCGGGACTTCTTCATCCACTCCTGGGACTCACAGGGTCAGAAGTTGACTGTACCCGCCATGATACTGCATGATGGACATAATCATGGGAATGACCATCCAAATACCGAGCGTCACCACAACATCCAGCTTCATCATCAGATTGAGATGGACTCTGCCACTAAACAG GATCCTCCACAGGTTCCCATTCTCTATTTCCCAAAATCTAATCCAGgactgaagaggaggaagagataCTGCATGTTTATCCCTCCTTTTAGTGTTCCTGAGAATTTCAGAGGACCTTATCCCCGGTTTCTTGCTCGG TTTCGCTCTCGTGAagataaaaagatgaagatCTATCACAGCATCACTGGTCCTGGAGCTGATCAGCCTCCTATTGATCTTTTCGTCATGGATAGAGACACTGGTCATCTGTATGTCACACAGGAACTGGACAGAGAAAAAGTGGACAAGTACATG CTTAATGTCCATGCTGAGTCAGCTGGAGGTGATGCAGAGGATCCTATGGAAATCATAATCATTGTAATTGACCAGAATGACAACAAACCTGTTTTCAATCAGTCTATCTACAAGGGAGAAGTTCCAGAGGCCTCAGGAAAAA GTTTTCAGGTGCTTCGGGTTGTGGCCACAGATGCTGATCAGCCATTTACTGAAAACTCTGATATCAGGTACCGTATAATGAGTCAGAAGCCAGAGGAGCCCAATCCCAACATGTTTATCATCAATCCAGCAACTGGAGTCATCAGAGTCAACGAGCCTGGACTGGACCGAGAG AAAGTCCCAAAGTATGAACTGGAAGTACAGGTAGCTGACATGAAGGGAGAAGGTTTGACTGGATTTACCAAAGTGATTATCAAAGTGACGGACAGCAACGATCACGCTCCAGTCTTTAGACAGCCCACA TATAACGCTACAGTTGAAGAGAACAAAGTAGACGCTCTAATTGTTAAGATGTTGGTGACGGACAATGATGAGCCTCATACCATGGCCTGGAATGCAAAGTTCAAAATCATTGATGGAGATCCAGGAAATCTGTTTACTGTGGTAAcaggaacaaacaaacaagaaggaaTCATCACCACTGCTAAG GGTCTGGACTTTGAGAGAGCCAGTAAGCACACTCTACTGGTCACAGTGGAGAATGAGGCTCCTTTTGCTGTCCCATTGGTCACTTCCACTGCTACAGTGGTGGTGACCGTGGTGGATGTCAATGAACCTCCCATCTTTGATCCAGAACAGAAGAATGTTTCCAGACGTGAGGATCTTGCTGTGAACAGCACTGTGGTGCGGTACACAGCTTCTGATCCAGACACTGGACGCAAACAGAAAGTCAT GTATAACATACTCAATGACCCAGCCGGCTGGCTTGTCATTAATAAGGAGACTGGTGAGATAAAagtgagaaacaaaatggaCAGAGAATCTCCACTTGTCAAGGAGGAGAAATACACAGCATTGATTGGTGCATATGATGATGATG ATCAGTTCCCAGCTACAGGAACTGGAACTCTGATCATTACGCTTGAGGACGTCAATGACAACCCCCCCTCTGTTGAAGATCGTTTAATTAAA GTGTGTAACAAGAAGCCAGCTCCTCAGCTGCTAACTGTAACAGATAAAGATGGACCACGCTTTACTTTCCCATACAGAGTCGAGTTACAGGACTCTGCTAAAACTAACTGGACCGCTAGGATGAACGACAACA aaactgttatTATTCTGACTTTGACACGTGAGCTGGAGAGTGGAACTTACAAGGTGGGCATGACGGTTACAGACAACCATGGCGAGTCTCAGGTCAGCACAATCGAAGCTGAAGTGTGTGACTGCACTGGAGAAGACGTGATCTGCCAACAGAAAGTTATTGCTGGCTCCAGCATGCCAGTCATCCTGGGAATACTCGGTGGCGTCCTCCTGCTACTTA TGCTggtcctgctgctgctactgttggcaaataaaaacaagccaaaGAAGGAACAACCTTTGCTCCTAGATAACGACAC AGACGACATCTTTTTTTATAATGAGGAGGGAGGCGGAGAGGAGGACCAG GATTACTTTGATCTGGGTGTTCTCCACCGTGGTTTGGACAACCGTCCCCATGTGTTCAGGGATGAAGTGGCTCCAGTTTTTCAGTCACGGCCTGTTGTGTACAAACCTCGGCCCGCCAACCCAGAAGATATCGGCGGCTTCATTGATGAT AACCTAAAGGCGGCAGATAACGACCCGACTGCTCCCCCCTACGACTCCCTGCTGGTGTTTGATTATGAAGGAGGCGGTTCTGAAGCTGGAAGCATTTCGTCTCTGAACTCCTCAAGCGATGGAGACCAGGACTATGACTGCATCAGCGACTGGGGGCCTCGCTTCAAGAAACTGGCCGACATGTACGGAGGAGGAGATGATGACATGATGTAA